A single Calidifontibacter indicus DNA region contains:
- the serB gene encoding phosphoserine phosphatase SerB: MTDASPGTKDNSTTQPTDAAKGTSADTVLLTITGPDHPGVTTGLLQRLPEGVAVLDLEQVVVRGRLVLCVLVTDAPQVLADGEALRQWAAAEGLDLQLTEGRGDNANRAPGRAYVVILARRLGSQAVAHITRQIAGSGANIDRIRRLARTPVTAFELDVSGADVPTLRRRLALDAAELGVDIAVAPGGLARRGRRLLVMDVDSTLIQDEVIELLARHAGREAEVAAVTERAMRGEIDFTESLHQRVEALAGLPESVLAEVRDQVRLTPGAATLVRTVRRLGYTVGVVSGGFIEIVGPLAAQLQIDHAHANALEVVDGVLTGRVSGPVVDRAEKACKLREWARQADLPVERTVAVGDGANDLDMLATAGMGIAFNAKPVVQARADTTVNVPYLDSVLFLLGISRDEVEEADATTCAGPYNPTHA; the protein is encoded by the coding sequence GTGACCGACGCCTCCCCCGGCACGAAAGACAACTCCACCACCCAGCCCACCGACGCGGCCAAGGGCACGTCTGCCGACACCGTCCTGCTCACGATCACCGGGCCCGACCACCCGGGCGTCACGACCGGCTTGCTGCAGCGCCTCCCCGAAGGTGTCGCCGTGCTCGACCTGGAGCAGGTCGTGGTGCGCGGACGGCTCGTGCTGTGCGTTCTGGTGACCGACGCACCACAGGTGCTCGCCGACGGCGAGGCCCTGCGGCAGTGGGCCGCCGCCGAAGGTCTCGACCTGCAGCTCACCGAGGGCCGCGGCGACAACGCCAACCGCGCCCCGGGCCGGGCGTACGTCGTGATCCTCGCCCGGCGACTCGGGTCGCAGGCGGTCGCGCACATCACCCGCCAGATCGCCGGGTCGGGCGCGAACATCGACCGCATCCGCCGCCTTGCCCGCACTCCGGTGACCGCGTTCGAACTCGATGTCTCCGGTGCCGACGTGCCCACGCTGCGGCGCCGACTGGCCCTCGACGCCGCCGAACTCGGCGTCGACATCGCCGTCGCTCCGGGCGGTCTCGCCCGCCGCGGACGCCGCCTGCTGGTGATGGACGTCGACAGCACGCTCATCCAGGACGAGGTCATCGAGTTGCTGGCGCGTCACGCCGGCCGGGAGGCGGAGGTCGCCGCGGTCACGGAGCGGGCCATGCGCGGCGAGATCGACTTCACCGAGAGCCTGCACCAGCGGGTCGAGGCGCTCGCCGGGTTGCCGGAGTCGGTGCTGGCGGAGGTGCGCGACCAGGTGCGCCTCACGCCCGGCGCGGCGACGCTCGTGCGCACCGTCCGCCGATTAGGTTACACGGTCGGTGTGGTCTCCGGCGGGTTCATCGAGATCGTCGGCCCGCTGGCCGCGCAGCTGCAGATCGACCATGCACACGCCAACGCCCTCGAGGTGGTCGACGGCGTGCTCACCGGACGCGTGTCGGGCCCGGTCGTCGACCGCGCCGAGAAGGCGTGCAAGTTGCGTGAGTGGGCGCGGCAGGCCGACCTGCCGGTCGAGCGCACGGTCGCGGTCGGTGACGGTGCCAACGACCTCGACATGCTCGCGACCGCCGGGATGGGCATCGCGTTCAACGCCAAGCCGGTCGTGCAGGCCCGCGCCGACACGACCGTCAACGTGCCCTATCTCGACTCCGTGCTGTTCCTGTTGGGCATTTCCCGCGACGAGGTGGAGGAAGCCGACGCGACCACTTGCGCCGGTCCCTACAATCCGACCCATGCGTAA
- the glgC gene encoding glucose-1-phosphate adenylyltransferase: protein MVAKGPKVLAIVLAGGEGKRLMPLTQDRAKPAVPFGGIYRLIDFALSNLVNSGYLKIVVLTQYKSHSLDRHVTKTWRMSTMLDNYVAPVPAQQRVGKHWFAGSADAIFQSLNLIHDEKPDYVVVVGADHVYRMDFSQMVDRHIESGASATVAAIRQPISLANQFGVIDLDTNTPGKVNAFLEKPSDPQGLPDNPDEVLASMGNYVFTTQALVDAVTQDAHDESSKHDMGGDIIPFFVDRGEAYVYDFKDNEVPGATERDFGYWRDVGTIDSYFDSHMDLTSIHPIFNVYNYDWPIRTSAGNYPPAKFTTGASDIAGYAVGSIVSQGCIVSGSTIRNSVLSPAVRTHSFAEVSDSIVLNNVDIGRNCRVRRAIIDKDVVLPPGTNIGIDLEHDRARGFTVTDSGIVVVGKGTVIVP from the coding sequence ATGGTTGCAAAGGGCCCGAAGGTACTCGCCATCGTCCTCGCCGGCGGCGAGGGCAAACGACTGATGCCCCTCACCCAGGACCGCGCGAAACCGGCGGTGCCGTTCGGTGGCATCTACCGGCTCATCGACTTCGCGCTGTCCAATCTGGTGAACAGCGGCTACCTCAAGATCGTCGTACTCACGCAGTACAAATCGCACAGCCTCGACCGTCACGTCACCAAGACCTGGCGCATGTCGACCATGCTCGACAACTACGTCGCGCCGGTGCCCGCCCAGCAGCGTGTCGGCAAGCACTGGTTCGCCGGCTCGGCCGACGCAATCTTCCAGAGCCTCAACCTGATTCACGACGAGAAGCCCGACTATGTGGTGGTCGTCGGTGCCGACCACGTCTACCGCATGGACTTCAGCCAGATGGTCGACCGGCACATCGAGTCGGGAGCCTCGGCCACCGTGGCCGCCATCCGCCAGCCGATCTCGTTGGCCAACCAGTTCGGTGTCATCGACCTCGACACCAATACCCCGGGCAAGGTCAACGCCTTCCTGGAGAAGCCGTCCGACCCGCAGGGCCTGCCGGACAACCCCGACGAGGTGCTCGCGTCGATGGGCAACTACGTGTTCACCACGCAGGCACTGGTCGACGCCGTCACCCAGGACGCGCACGACGAGTCGAGCAAGCACGACATGGGCGGCGACATCATCCCGTTCTTCGTCGACCGCGGCGAGGCCTACGTCTACGACTTCAAGGACAACGAGGTGCCCGGCGCGACCGAACGCGACTTCGGTTACTGGCGTGACGTCGGCACGATCGACTCCTACTTCGACTCGCACATGGATCTCACCTCGATCCACCCGATCTTCAACGTCTACAACTACGACTGGCCGATCCGCACCAGCGCCGGCAACTACCCGCCGGCGAAGTTCACGACGGGTGCGTCCGACATCGCCGGATACGCGGTCGGCTCGATCGTGTCGCAGGGCTGCATCGTCAGCGGTTCGACGATCCGCAACTCGGTGCTCTCCCCCGCCGTGAGAACACACAGTTTCGCCGAGGTGAGCGACTCGATCGTGTTGAACAACGTCGACATCGGGCGCAACTGCCGGGTGCGCCGGGCGATCATCGACAAGGACGTCGTGTTGCCCCCGGGCACGAACATCGGCATCGACCTCGAGCACGACCGTGCCCGCGGTTTCACCGTCACCGATTCGGGCATCGTCGTCGTCGGCAAGGGCACGGTCATCGTCCCGTGA
- a CDS encoding cyanophycinase: MRKPGSRSLLIIGGAEDKVGRVTVLRRFVRLAGGRKARIVVIPTASSVPDEVVEVYSTVFSRLGCESITSVNPPNRQASNDEELIGRIDDATGIFISGGNQLKLSQLIVGTPLGRALLEAYQRGAVVAGTSAGASIMSQFMISMGEEGVTPRQRSSQLTAGLGLLPGVIVDQHFDQRARYGRLLSLVAGSPSLLGMGIDEDTAAEITDETELTVVGSGAVFVVDARNAVTDAHEARRDAPLLVTGAIVHTLPFGATFDLDSAKLIDFVEKYPDVAVQSGRDQHDTATAAAALRHH; this comes from the coding sequence ATGCGTAAACCAGGTTCTCGTTCCCTGCTCATCATCGGCGGCGCCGAGGACAAGGTCGGGCGCGTCACCGTGCTGCGCCGGTTCGTGCGCCTCGCCGGTGGGCGCAAGGCGCGGATCGTGGTCATCCCGACTGCGTCGTCCGTGCCCGACGAGGTCGTCGAGGTCTACTCGACCGTGTTCAGCCGGTTGGGCTGCGAGAGCATCACCTCGGTCAACCCGCCGAACCGCCAGGCGAGCAACGACGAGGAACTCATCGGTCGGATCGACGACGCGACGGGCATCTTCATCTCCGGCGGCAACCAGCTCAAGCTCAGCCAGCTCATCGTCGGCACCCCGCTCGGACGCGCCCTGCTCGAGGCCTACCAGCGCGGCGCCGTCGTCGCCGGCACCTCCGCGGGTGCGTCGATCATGAGTCAGTTCATGATCTCGATGGGTGAGGAAGGCGTGACCCCGCGGCAGCGCTCCTCACAGCTCACCGCCGGCCTCGGCCTCCTACCCGGTGTCATCGTCGACCAGCACTTCGACCAGCGCGCCCGCTACGGCCGCCTGCTGTCGCTGGTCGCCGGTTCGCCCTCGTTGCTCGGCATGGGCATCGACGAGGACACCGCCGCCGAGATCACCGACGAGACCGAGCTGACCGTGGTGGGCAGCGGGGCCGTGTTCGTCGTCGATGCCCGAAACGCGGTCACCGACGCGCACGAGGCACGGCGCGACGCACCACTGCTGGTCACCGGTGCGATCGTGCACACGCTCCCGTTCGGCGCCACCTTCGACCTCGACAGTGCGAAACTGATCGACTTCGTCGAGAAGTACCCCGACGTCGCGGTGCAGTCGGGTCGCGACCAGCACGACACGGCCACGGCCGCCGCCGCGTTGCGCCACCACTAG
- the glgA gene encoding glycogen synthase, whose protein sequence is MRVDVLTKEYPPNIYGGAGVHVAELVRALRGLGQDVAVRAFGEPVDEPGTFGYPDLPELADANAALRTLGVDLQIAQDCEGAALVHSHTWYANMAGHLASLLHGVPHVISAHSLEPLRPWKAEQLGGGYQVSSFVERTAYEHAAAIIAVSDGMRKDVLRCYPQLDPAKVRVIHNGIDSTMWQRDGSDAGKEIVRSHGLDPDAPSVVFVGRITRQKGMPYLLRACRELPDEVQLVLCAGAPDTPEILEEVKGLVDELRTVRSAPVVWIDEMLPRTEVIALLSAATVFVCPSVYEPLGIVNLEAMACEAAVVATATGGIPEVVADGETGWLVPIEQVDDGTGTPVDPDKFVADLAAALTEAVSDPQEARRRGQAGRARAVEKFGWDAIAAKTQQAYREIVEQFGATSAG, encoded by the coding sequence ATGCGAGTCGACGTGCTGACCAAGGAGTACCCGCCGAACATCTACGGCGGCGCAGGAGTGCATGTGGCCGAACTCGTCCGGGCGCTGCGGGGCCTCGGGCAGGACGTCGCGGTGCGCGCGTTCGGTGAACCGGTCGACGAACCGGGCACCTTCGGTTATCCCGACCTTCCCGAACTCGCCGACGCGAACGCCGCCCTGCGCACCCTCGGCGTCGACCTGCAGATCGCCCAGGACTGCGAGGGTGCGGCGCTGGTGCACTCGCACACCTGGTACGCGAACATGGCCGGTCATCTGGCGTCGTTGTTGCACGGCGTGCCCCACGTGATCAGCGCCCACAGTCTCGAACCGCTGCGGCCGTGGAAGGCCGAACAGTTGGGCGGCGGCTACCAGGTGTCGTCGTTCGTCGAGCGCACCGCCTACGAGCACGCGGCGGCGATCATCGCGGTGAGCGACGGGATGCGCAAGGACGTGCTGCGCTGCTACCCGCAACTCGACCCGGCCAAGGTGCGGGTGATCCACAACGGCATCGACTCGACGATGTGGCAACGCGACGGTTCCGACGCAGGCAAGGAGATCGTGCGCAGCCACGGTCTCGACCCCGATGCCCCGTCGGTCGTGTTCGTCGGCCGCATCACCCGGCAGAAGGGCATGCCTTACCTGTTGCGTGCGTGCCGCGAACTGCCCGACGAGGTGCAGTTGGTGTTGTGCGCGGGCGCGCCCGACACCCCGGAGATCCTCGAGGAGGTCAAGGGGCTCGTCGACGAACTGCGCACGGTTCGCAGCGCCCCGGTGGTCTGGATCGACGAGATGCTTCCGCGCACCGAGGTCATCGCACTCCTTTCCGCCGCAACGGTTTTCGTCTGCCCGTCGGTTTATGAGCCGCTCGGCATCGTGAACCTCGAGGCGATGGCGTGCGAGGCCGCTGTCGTCGCCACCGCCACCGGCGGCATCCCCGAGGTAGTCGCCGACGGCGAGACCGGCTGGCTGGTGCCGATCGAGCAGGTCGACGACGGCACCGGCACGCCGGTCGACCCGGACAAGTTCGTCGCCGACCTCGCCGCGGCACTCACCGAGGCGGTGTCCGACCCGCAGGAAGCCCGCCGCCGCGGGCAGGCCGGGCGCGCGCGTGCGGTCGAGAAGTTCGGCTGGGACGCCATCGCCGCGAAGACCCAGCAGGCCTACCGGGAGATCGTCGAGCAGTTCGGCGCAACGTCGGCCGGCTGA